In Carya illinoinensis cultivar Pawnee chromosome 9, C.illinoinensisPawnee_v1, whole genome shotgun sequence, the following are encoded in one genomic region:
- the LOC122275205 gene encoding uncharacterized protein LOC122275205, which produces MGSLFTHKSQPETRPATCSFFFLIIQLILPFLSLATAQASLCRTSCGNIPINYPFGIDDGCGSPYYRHMLVCSDAGILELRTPSGRYPVRNVSYSHTHILVTDPFMWNCLDGDNFRPTRPFSLDTSTHFSLSPQNEYLFFNCSEEDVIIQPKPRFCDHFPDRCDSSCDSASHLCRLLPDCPSALSGSSCCSYYPKATESLRLMLTFCASYTSVYWKNIGEPQPYDQVAEYGIRVDFDIPVTTRCLQCQDTLKGGGTCGFDTRKQNFLCLCEEGNVTTYCKDQEAISGHNRRVGVIAGTVTAVSAAGAIGIGAGIFYWRKVRAKAPVTCGVQSNENRRF; this is translated from the exons ATGGGTTCTCTGTTCACCCACAAATCCCAACCAGAAACTAGGCCTGCAACttgttcattctttttcttaatcattCAGCTTATCCTCCCCTTTCTCAGCCTCGCAACAGCTCAAGCCAGCCTTTGCAGAACCTCTTGTGGCAACATTCCTATCAACTACCCTTTCGGGATTGATGATGGTTGTGGAAGCCCTTATTACCGACACATGCTTGTCTGCTCCGACGCCGGAATACTTGAGCTCCGAACACCTTCTGGGAGATACCCAGTTCGTAATGTGAGCTATTCCCATACTCACATTTTAGTCACTGATCCTTTCATGTGGAATTGCCTGGATGGAGATAACTTCCGTCCAACCAGGCCTTTTAGCCTTGACACAAGCACACATTTCTCACTCTCCCCTCAGAATGAATACCTCTTTTTCAACTGCAGCGAAGAGGATGTGATCATTCAGCCAAAGCCTAGGTTTTGTGATCACTTTCCCGATCGGTGTGACTCCTCTTGTGACAGTGCTAGTCATCTCTGCAGGCTCCTACCAGATTGCCCCTCTGCATTGAGTGGCAGTTCTTGCTGTTCTTACTATCCCAAAGCCACTGAGTCCCTAAGGCTGATGCTTACTTTTTGTGCTAGTTATACTAGCGTGTACTGGAAAAATATTGGTGAACCTCAACCTTATGATCAAGTCGCTGAATATGGGATTAGGGTTGATTTTGATATTCCGGTGACCACTCGTTGCCTTCAGTGCCAGGATACTCTGAAGGGAGGCGGGACGTGTGGATTTGATACTCGGAAGCAGAATTTCTTGTGCCTATGCGAGGAAGGAAATGTCACTACTTATTGTAAAG ATCAAGAAGCCATTTCTGGGCATAATAGGAGGGTTGGAGTTATTGCAG GCACGGTAACCGCAGTTTCAGCTGCTGGGGCAATAGGAATTGGAGCTGGTATATTTTACTGGAGGAAAGTGAGAGCTAAGGCGCCAGTAACATGTGGGGTTCAAAGCAATGAGAATAGGCGTTTCTGA